Proteins from one Fibrobacter succinogenes genomic window:
- a CDS encoding PD40 domain-containing protein, with amino-acid sequence MKFKIKGIFAVCSTLFIAGAANAAGFYGNQSDIKWKTAGTEHFQFIYPMEYSTHAAKVSAYAEAVYDSVTSRYHKALPGRVSAVLNNALYSNGSAIPSENAVNLWLTNWDFKIRSSHGWISDVITHEFSHLVSIESGSKTFPNLYGVQFGFTDYYNERTRTDFVSMIPFTLQPLWFAEGTAQYESSRMGFDSWDTHRDMLLRTAALSDSLMTLPYMHEFSDNSLLAELGPYTQGFSLVLYIVKHYGDEAIPNIWKELGRPYRATLNGAIKKVLGISEKELYNAWKKEITEYYQAQKDSLGTLVEGVKITKDAFWNDFPVVSGKNLYGVSNFGGPWFDGSVFKIPLEDTLKTKDVVRQAHQPDKPAEVNQSKNDSTKVEIGDIEIEGADSSLIDISKFAKSGFKAKKPWFDKGIDVYDDSTHGPILAYISYQNRDKDGHAHFDIALSDTNKNQATLTYLVDAVYPSFNKQGNSIIFVRREPFSTRFVLSKVPFKSDLKNITSEEPIDIFKPDSSRLYYNIYSPKFSPDGKRIAFSFFDDVQRGIAVVDTNGKNFKVVSTTGYDERDVAWLDNDKIIFASNRNNIFNLIEKDLNTGKERALTNVVGGAFTPTLAGDTIFFTQYDKDGFSLYKLPYRKEAEPVYRDSIVVSTRDSVLQIADTIQVACSDTANIADTTKLVAAKATAEQAGAKAADSAKCTVPKVVWLKDVKQVEHRDTIKVAVIDTTQREIILHGTLPQKIHKNLELVDREFAGAERNYKPIPNIPLFVPILSFSENAPSLTVFGDGEVKAKLGLAVVISDALKKNTVQLGLLLELGKGIDYFNGSGLNPRQEKEFFISWDNRSTPIDLGLSYNYANYTSQDTIHADDVGANRGDSIKTSYYAFATQAITGTAGYSIFKSIDTLQAAISYDWANVNFYNDTVEWTYNKRFSATIGFGLYGDHEGEGGSGISGQGNGALVYYQYSNTDLNRPGTLYITENGQIKTHYRNFTLHQFGINLYGSIQTPLLGARLAAGGKISSILHWDTDDVSDTLDSYFYTPVFLDGYPYLRSNEDYTLAGTKTAIAELHYLYPIYDDWRHNLWIFTTRSLYVDLFSQIGAAWNGNFFTDKFTKHGFWDRSVGLSFRMSNKIWGSIPFDISLTFARGLDRIGEDGDLHGGWKLDPIHLTFLPKVLRPTRIKFSIGMGFLNSWQ; translated from the coding sequence ATGAAGTTTAAGATTAAAGGCATTTTTGCAGTCTGTTCCACGTTGTTTATAGCAGGGGCAGCAAACGCAGCCGGATTTTACGGCAACCAAAGCGATATTAAATGGAAAACCGCAGGCACGGAGCATTTCCAGTTTATTTACCCGATGGAATACTCTACACACGCAGCGAAAGTTTCCGCCTATGCCGAAGCCGTTTACGATTCTGTCACCAGCCGTTACCACAAAGCTCTTCCCGGCCGCGTGAGCGCTGTCTTGAACAACGCTCTTTACAGCAACGGAAGCGCCATCCCTAGCGAAAATGCCGTGAATCTTTGGCTCACCAACTGGGATTTTAAAATTCGCAGCAGCCACGGCTGGATTTCAGATGTTATCACGCACGAATTCAGCCATCTCGTGAGCATCGAAAGTGGAAGTAAAACATTCCCGAACCTCTACGGTGTCCAATTCGGATTTACGGACTATTACAACGAACGAACCCGAACAGATTTCGTTTCCATGATTCCGTTTACGTTGCAACCGCTTTGGTTTGCTGAAGGAACCGCGCAATACGAATCATCACGCATGGGTTTTGACTCCTGGGATACGCACCGCGACATGCTCCTCCGCACGGCAGCGCTCAGCGATAGCCTCATGACGCTCCCCTACATGCACGAATTTTCGGACAACTCGCTCCTTGCTGAACTTGGACCTTACACACAAGGTTTTTCGCTCGTGCTCTACATTGTAAAGCATTACGGCGACGAAGCCATCCCGAATATTTGGAAAGAACTCGGGCGCCCCTACCGCGCCACGCTGAACGGAGCTATAAAAAAAGTTCTCGGCATCAGCGAAAAGGAATTGTACAACGCCTGGAAAAAAGAGATCACTGAATACTACCAAGCACAAAAAGATTCTCTCGGTACATTGGTCGAAGGTGTAAAAATTACCAAGGATGCATTCTGGAACGATTTCCCCGTTGTTAGCGGCAAAAACCTTTATGGAGTATCAAACTTTGGCGGACCTTGGTTTGACGGAAGCGTGTTTAAAATACCGCTGGAAGATACTTTAAAGACGAAAGACGTGGTTCGACAAGCTCACCAACCGGATAAGCCAGCCGAAGTGAACCAATCCAAAAATGATTCCACGAAAGTTGAGATTGGCGATATTGAAATCGAAGGAGCCGACAGCAGTCTTATTGACATTTCCAAATTTGCAAAGTCCGGCTTCAAGGCGAAAAAGCCGTGGTTCGACAAGGGCATCGACGTTTACGACGACAGCACGCACGGCCCGATTCTCGCCTACATCAGCTACCAGAACCGCGACAAAGATGGGCACGCGCACTTTGACATCGCGTTAAGCGACACGAACAAGAATCAAGCAACGCTCACCTACCTTGTAGACGCCGTCTACCCGTCATTCAACAAGCAAGGGAACTCTATTATCTTTGTACGACGCGAGCCGTTCAGCACGAGATTTGTATTAAGTAAAGTTCCGTTCAAGAGTGACTTGAAAAACATCACCTCCGAAGAACCCATTGATATTTTCAAGCCCGATTCTTCGCGTCTCTACTACAACATTTACAGTCCCAAATTCAGCCCAGACGGAAAACGCATTGCTTTCAGTTTCTTTGACGATGTACAGCGCGGCATCGCAGTCGTAGACACGAACGGCAAGAACTTCAAAGTCGTGAGCACCACAGGTTATGACGAACGCGACGTGGCATGGCTCGATAACGACAAGATTATTTTCGCCAGCAACAGAAACAATATTTTCAACCTCATCGAAAAGGATTTAAACACAGGCAAGGAACGCGCTTTGACAAATGTCGTTGGTGGCGCATTCACGCCGACACTCGCAGGCGATACAATTTTCTTTACGCAGTACGACAAGGACGGATTTTCACTTTACAAGTTGCCTTACAGAAAAGAAGCTGAGCCCGTTTACCGCGACAGTATTGTAGTTTCGACCCGCGATAGCGTTTTACAAATTGCAGACACCATTCAGGTTGCATGCTCCGATACAGCAAACATCGCAGATACAACAAAACTTGTAGCAGCAAAAGCAACAGCCGAGCAAGCAGGCGCAAAGGCCGCAGATTCCGCAAAATGCACCGTTCCTAAAGTCGTTTGGCTTAAAGACGTGAAGCAAGTCGAACACCGCGATACAATCAAGGTTGCCGTCATAGACACCACGCAACGAGAAATCATCTTGCACGGAACGCTCCCGCAAAAGATTCACAAAAATCTTGAACTCGTCGATCGTGAATTTGCAGGCGCCGAACGCAATTACAAGCCCATTCCCAACATCCCATTGTTCGTGCCAATCTTGAGCTTTAGCGAAAACGCTCCGTCATTAACCGTGTTTGGTGATGGCGAAGTCAAAGCAAAACTCGGGCTTGCTGTCGTTATCAGCGACGCGCTCAAGAAGAACACCGTGCAATTAGGATTGTTACTCGAACTCGGAAAGGGAATAGACTATTTCAACGGAAGCGGTCTCAACCCCAGACAAGAAAAGGAATTCTTTATTTCATGGGACAACCGCAGCACTCCTATAGATCTTGGACTTTCGTACAATTACGCTAATTATACAAGCCAAGACACCATCCATGCCGATGACGTTGGCGCAAACAGGGGCGATAGCATAAAAACAAGCTACTATGCCTTTGCAACACAGGCCATTACAGGAACCGCAGGCTATAGTATTTTCAAGAGCATCGATACATTGCAAGCCGCCATCAGCTATGACTGGGCTAACGTAAACTTTTACAACGACACGGTCGAATGGACATACAACAAACGCTTTAGCGCTACCATTGGATTCGGTCTTTACGGAGACCACGAAGGCGAAGGCGGATCGGGAATTTCCGGACAAGGGAACGGGGCACTCGTTTATTACCAGTACTCCAACACCGACCTAAACCGTCCCGGAACTCTCTATATTACTGAAAACGGTCAAATCAAAACCCATTACAGAAACTTCACGCTCCATCAATTTGGAATTAATTTATACGGAAGCATCCAGACTCCGCTCTTAGGCGCACGTCTTGCCGCCGGCGGAAAAATTTCCAGTATTCTCCACTGGGATACTGACGATGTAAGTGACACGTTGGATTCGTACTTTTACACCCCGGTATTCCTTGACGGTTACCCCTACTTACGCAGTAACGAAGACTACACGCTCGCCGGCACCAAAACGGCAATAGCAGAACTTCATTACCTCTACCCCATTTACGATGACTGGAGGCACAATCTTTGGATATTCACAACGCGCAGTCTTTACGTTGACTTGTTCTCGCAAATCGGTGCCGCATGGAACGGAAATTTCTTCACAGACAAGTTTACCAAGCATGGATTCTGGGACCGTTCTGTGGGTTTAAGTTTCCGCATGAGCAACAAGATTTGGGGAAGTATTCCGTTTGACATTTCGCTCACGTTTGCTCGCGGGCTTGACCGCATTGGCGAAGATGGCGATTTGCACGGAGGCTGGAAGTTGGATCCGATCCACTTGACGTTCTTGCCCAAGGTGCTCCGCCCAACCAGAATAAAGTTTTCCATTGGGATGGGGTTCTTGAACTCATGGCAGTAG
- a CDS encoding carbohydrate binding domain-containing protein yields MQLKNLYTSLSVLGIAATMALTACGDDNSDTQFANNPGTGTENPVPGSSGSTELTSSSSIADITTESSSSAGTVDPSTLPAEGPITLPQGLGVLVDDFEDGNHMNNLSNYWYTYNDNSNNGASIITTPLNDEGDIIPATVNNGSTKALLVSYTLDRGDYEYDPYVGWGVQVDPDSANGRFGGITYWYKGGAHEVHIEVTDVEDYDVHLAKVAASRTWKQAVIRFKDLVQGGWGKEVIFNAKNIRAISFQAKGNKNKAISDSLFIDNLYLQDTSEVEKDKPDMEIKDPVIPTVSFTDADIAVTNPLQEKAMKYLNKGVNFTNWLENADGKFKSFELGEKDVQILSENGFKSLRLPIDLDLYATNRDAFVKGTDAELKFDDDTLFMVLDSFVKWTAKHNMSLVIDYHEYDNSYNTTSAKDTNYIKMMAETWKHVAAHYAENTREDLFFELLNEPDMSDGKVTAAQWTKAAQAMIDAIRSVNTKHTILFGDAQWYSITLLAKRTPFTDDNIIYVIHTYEPFAFTHQGGSWTDYATIHDIPFPYDKAKWSTVSGDFGVNKSTKSYVKNAIKDYYKTGSKEAIMVEILKAKKWAATNNVPVIINEFGALNLRSTAESRINYLTAMREICDTLQIPWTHWGYTGNFSVIENGKLIEGLDKALGVGK; encoded by the coding sequence ATGCAACTCAAGAATTTATACACTTCATTAAGCGTTCTCGGAATCGCAGCCACAATGGCACTTACAGCCTGCGGCGACGATAATTCCGATACGCAATTTGCGAATAATCCGGGCACTGGCACAGAAAACCCAGTTCCAGGTTCCAGCGGCTCAACGGAGCTCACCTCTAGTTCCTCAATTGCGGATATCACAACCGAATCATCCAGCTCTGCTGGGACGGTTGATCCGTCTACACTCCCCGCAGAAGGCCCCATCACACTCCCGCAAGGTCTCGGTGTTCTCGTGGACGATTTTGAAGACGGCAACCACATGAACAACCTCAGCAATTATTGGTACACCTACAACGACAACAGTAACAACGGTGCATCCATAATCACGACTCCGCTCAATGACGAAGGCGACATTATACCAGCAACGGTCAACAATGGTTCAACCAAGGCTTTGCTTGTCAGCTACACGCTCGATAGAGGCGATTACGAATACGATCCGTATGTGGGCTGGGGCGTACAAGTAGACCCGGACAGCGCCAATGGACGTTTTGGCGGCATCACATATTGGTATAAGGGCGGCGCTCACGAAGTACATATCGAAGTCACCGATGTCGAAGATTATGACGTGCATCTTGCAAAGGTTGCAGCTTCTAGAACCTGGAAACAAGCCGTCATCCGCTTCAAGGACCTTGTACAAGGCGGCTGGGGCAAAGAAGTTATCTTTAACGCCAAGAACATCAGAGCAATCAGTTTCCAAGCCAAAGGCAACAAGAACAAAGCTATTTCGGACTCGCTATTCATAGACAACCTTTATCTGCAAGACACTTCCGAAGTCGAAAAGGATAAACCGGATATGGAAATCAAGGACCCGGTCATTCCGACTGTCTCATTCACCGACGCAGATATTGCTGTAACAAATCCGTTGCAAGAAAAGGCCATGAAGTATCTCAACAAGGGTGTAAATTTCACCAACTGGCTCGAAAATGCCGACGGCAAGTTTAAATCCTTTGAATTGGGCGAAAAGGATGTCCAGATCCTCTCCGAAAACGGTTTCAAGAGCCTCCGCTTGCCCATTGACCTCGACCTTTACGCCACAAACCGCGATGCATTCGTCAAGGGCACCGATGCTGAACTCAAGTTCGATGACGACACATTGTTCATGGTTCTCGATTCCTTCGTAAAATGGACCGCCAAGCACAACATGTCTCTCGTGATCGACTACCACGAATACGACAATAGCTACAACACCACAAGCGCCAAGGACACGAACTATATCAAGATGATGGCTGAAACTTGGAAGCATGTTGCAGCGCACTATGCCGAAAATACTCGTGAAGACTTGTTCTTTGAACTTTTGAACGAACCGGACATGAGCGATGGTAAGGTTACCGCAGCCCAGTGGACAAAAGCAGCTCAGGCCATGATTGACGCCATCCGCTCGGTCAACACCAAGCATACAATCCTCTTCGGTGATGCCCAGTGGTACTCCATTACTCTCTTGGCCAAGCGCACTCCGTTCACCGATGACAATATCATCTACGTGATCCACACTTACGAACCGTTCGCCTTCACGCATCAGGGCGGTTCCTGGACGGACTACGCCACAATTCACGATATTCCGTTCCCCTACGATAAGGCAAAGTGGTCCACGGTGTCGGGTGACTTCGGTGTCAACAAGAGCACAAAATCTTACGTCAAGAACGCAATCAAGGACTACTACAAGACTGGCAGCAAGGAAGCCATCATGGTCGAAATTCTCAAGGCTAAGAAGTGGGCTGCCACCAACAACGTACCGGTGATTATCAATGAATTCGGAGCTTTGAACCTCCGTTCTACCGCAGAATCCCGCATCAACTACCTCACAGCCATGCGTGAAATCTGCGATACACTCCAGATTCCTTGGACGCACTGGGGCTACACCGGCAACTTCTCCGTGATCGAAAACGGCAAGTTGATCGAAGGCTTGGACAAGGCTCTCGGCGTCGGAAAATAA
- a CDS encoding nitroreductase family protein, with amino-acid sequence MRYFSEIYHESTQYIPHGSGDPVIMHWEKQAYADKRYEGCQRYPLTAGFMPLLAPVSADYLDPVGVYAVVHESDVPDGVYYVDLDDSKLVKLGGEDVRKAILSAFPEQEFVKESQTIFLYTGILERAVWRFREAAYRQVQMDVGSACANTILLAKSRGQKVFTLGGFVDDSIAVALKLGATEMPMAAIAIFPEKSMVAFNSVDDGVGELAYSNHAEMNAYVGDGENSFDISRYPSRFMLQNHLENIDDLNLCMKVRRLNAQALPGDEFPLTPSKFTNEYYLRELWYLRADRKVKAPFAHGTLDLDDFSSLLRWLELAQINAFGAGLIKIWIVVFDVMFVYAGVYRYIPVRKSIYMQSGSANPKRFVKCFAVPEQVQNAMFAVVLTSNLNESCNVLGNRGYRYMNLNAGVLTESLYVSARLLNKTAREEHFFYHDELKRLLDIPETESIISTVVVGKNK; translated from the coding sequence ATGCGCTATTTTTCGGAAATTTATCACGAATCGACCCAGTACATTCCCCATGGAAGTGGGGATCCTGTCATTATGCATTGGGAAAAGCAAGCGTATGCCGATAAGCGTTATGAAGGGTGCCAGAGATACCCGCTCACGGCAGGTTTTATGCCTCTTTTGGCTCCAGTTTCGGCGGATTACTTAGATCCGGTTGGCGTTTATGCGGTTGTGCATGAATCGGATGTTCCCGATGGCGTTTATTATGTTGATCTTGATGACTCGAAACTTGTAAAACTTGGGGGCGAGGATGTTCGCAAGGCGATTCTTTCGGCGTTCCCGGAACAAGAATTTGTTAAAGAATCGCAAACGATTTTCCTTTACACGGGGATTCTAGAACGCGCTGTTTGGCGATTCCGCGAAGCAGCGTATCGACAAGTACAAATGGATGTAGGGTCTGCCTGCGCTAATACGATTCTTCTTGCAAAGTCAAGGGGGCAAAAGGTATTTACGCTTGGCGGTTTTGTTGATGATTCCATTGCGGTCGCGCTCAAGCTTGGCGCTACAGAAATGCCGATGGCTGCCATTGCGATTTTCCCTGAAAAGAGCATGGTTGCTTTCAATTCCGTCGATGATGGTGTTGGCGAATTAGCTTATTCAAACCATGCCGAAATGAATGCTTACGTGGGCGATGGCGAAAACAGCTTTGATATCTCGCGCTATCCGTCGCGATTCATGTTGCAAAATCATCTCGAAAACATCGATGACTTGAATCTTTGCATGAAGGTGCGCCGCTTAAATGCTCAGGCGTTGCCTGGCGATGAGTTCCCGCTGACGCCTTCGAAATTCACGAACGAATATTATTTGCGTGAACTGTGGTATTTACGTGCGGACCGTAAAGTAAAGGCTCCGTTTGCTCACGGAACACTTGATTTGGATGATTTCTCTTCGCTGTTACGTTGGTTGGAGTTGGCGCAAATCAATGCGTTTGGTGCTGGGCTTATCAAGATTTGGATTGTCGTTTTTGATGTGATGTTTGTGTATGCGGGTGTGTACCGCTATATTCCGGTACGCAAGTCCATTTACATGCAAAGTGGTTCTGCAAATCCGAAAAGATTTGTCAAATGCTTTGCTGTTCCCGAACAAGTTCAAAATGCGATGTTTGCGGTGGTGCTGACTTCGAACTTGAATGAATCTTGCAATGTGCTTGGAAATCGCGGTTATCGCTACATGAACTTGAATGCGGGTGTGCTCACGGAATCGTTATATGTTTCCGCGCGCCTGCTCAACAAAACTGCTCGTGAAGAGCATTTCTTTTACCATGATGAACTGAAAAGGCTTCTGGATATTCCAGAAACTGAAAGCATTATCTCGACAGTTGTCGTGGGAAAAAATAAGTAA
- a CDS encoding LrgB family protein has translation MFGIILTIIAFEIGVTIRNKWRNPLLNPILIATILIIGFLTITGISYDTYKVGGDYISFFLGPVTVLLAVPLYRHIQALKNAWFPILAGIVVGSTVSIVCVIVCAKIFGISKTLMLSLIPKSITIPMGSVVSEQIGGIPSITIVSIVITGITGAVTAPLVCRFFRIKNPVAQGVAIGTSSHALGTTKAMEIGEVQGAMSSLSIGVAGVMTVFITPVLLKIFA, from the coding sequence ATGTTCGGAATCATACTTACCATCATCGCTTTTGAAATCGGCGTCACCATCCGCAACAAGTGGCGCAATCCACTATTAAACCCGATTCTCATCGCCACCATTCTCATCATTGGATTTTTAACCATCACGGGAATCAGCTACGATACATATAAAGTTGGCGGCGATTACATTTCATTTTTTCTCGGACCTGTAACGGTTTTACTTGCCGTTCCTTTGTACAGACACATTCAAGCTCTGAAAAATGCGTGGTTTCCAATTCTCGCAGGAATCGTTGTCGGTAGCACAGTAAGCATCGTTTGCGTTATCGTCTGCGCAAAGATTTTCGGAATTAGCAAGACGCTCATGCTTTCGCTCATTCCAAAATCAATCACCATCCCGATGGGTTCCGTTGTATCCGAACAAATTGGCGGCATTCCATCCATCACGATTGTTTCGATTGTCATCACGGGAATTACGGGTGCTGTCACGGCACCGCTCGTTTGCAGATTTTTCCGCATCAAGAATCCTGTTGCTCAAGGTGTCGCTATCGGCACATCAAGTCATGCACTCGGAACTACAAAAGCGATGGAAATCGGAGAAGTCCAAGGCGCCATGAGCAGCCTTTCAATAGGTGTCGCAGGCGTAATGACTGTATTTATAACGCCGGTATTGCTGAAAATATTTGCGTAA
- a CDS encoding CidA/LrgA family protein, which yields MRILLQLALILGICYAGDLIHDFTGIPVPGNILGMLILLLLLCLKIVKLEQIREISDFFLKRLAFFFLPPAIGLMLVGDDVKSEWPLLLFLCIVITIVTMAATGWTVQLLSKKSKNKNP from the coding sequence ATGCGAATTCTTTTACAACTGGCCCTGATTTTGGGGATTTGCTACGCAGGCGATTTAATTCACGATTTCACGGGAATTCCTGTGCCTGGCAACATTCTCGGGATGCTCATTTTGCTCCTTTTGCTTTGCCTCAAGATTGTCAAGTTAGAACAAATTCGCGAAATTAGCGATTTCTTTTTGAAGCGCCTCGCGTTTTTCTTCTTGCCGCCCGCAATCGGCCTTATGCTCGTTGGCGATGACGTTAAAAGTGAGTGGCCACTTTTGCTGTTCCTCTGTATAGTCATTACCATCGTAACGATGGCAGCCACAGGTTGGACCGTTCAACTCCTTAGCAAAAAATCAAAAAACAAAAACCCCTAG
- the fmt gene encoding methionyl-tRNA formyltransferase, which produces MKIVFMGTPEFAAHFLEHLIASDNEVLAVVTQPDRPAGRGRVLTPPPVKVAALNHNLPVLQPTDLKSPEFEAELRKYDADLYVVVAYSILPKNILAVTKFGAVNVHGSLLPKYRGAAPVQRAIADGLKETGVTVFRLDEKMDHGPILAQRMVVIDHQETTASLLDKMVAPGCDALDDAISQLKNGCEKDLTQDHAQASGAPKIKKEEGLIDFNLPAHTIHDRIRAFNPWPGGYGKLGGRMVYLRKTDTPENGPKLAPGVVEFKDNRFFVGTGEGVLEVIEIQAEGKKPMPVADFMRGIQKREGLQFC; this is translated from the coding sequence ATGAAAATTGTATTTATGGGAACGCCGGAATTTGCGGCACATTTCTTGGAGCATTTGATAGCTTCCGATAACGAAGTTTTAGCGGTTGTTACGCAACCGGATCGTCCTGCAGGTCGTGGCCGCGTGCTTACGCCACCGCCTGTCAAGGTGGCTGCTTTGAATCACAATTTGCCGGTCCTGCAACCGACAGATTTGAAGTCGCCCGAATTCGAAGCGGAACTCCGCAAGTACGATGCCGACTTGTATGTCGTTGTTGCTTATTCCATTTTGCCGAAGAACATTTTGGCTGTGACAAAGTTTGGTGCCGTGAACGTTCATGGCAGTTTGCTCCCGAAGTATCGCGGTGCCGCTCCGGTGCAGCGTGCGATAGCCGATGGCCTCAAAGAAACGGGCGTGACCGTTTTCCGCTTGGACGAAAAGATGGACCACGGTCCGATTCTTGCTCAGCGCATGGTTGTTATTGACCATCAAGAAACAACAGCTAGCCTGCTCGACAAAATGGTGGCTCCGGGTTGCGATGCTTTGGACGATGCCATTAGCCAGCTCAAGAATGGCTGCGAAAAGGATTTGACTCAGGACCATGCTCAGGCAAGTGGCGCTCCGAAAATCAAGAAAGAAGAAGGCTTGATTGACTTCAATCTTCCGGCACATACAATCCACGACCGCATTCGCGCGTTCAACCCGTGGCCGGGTGGATACGGAAAGCTCGGTGGACGCATGGTGTATCTTCGCAAGACGGATACTCCTGAAAACGGTCCAAAGCTTGCGCCGGGCGTTGTAGAATTTAAGGACAACCGATTCTTTGTTGGCACTGGCGAAGGCGTTCTTGAAGTGATTGAAATTCAGGCCGAAGGCAAAAAGCCGATGCCTGTTGCTGATTTTATGCGTGGAATCCAAAAGCGCGAGGGACTTCAATTTTGCTAA
- a CDS encoding transcription antitermination factor NusB: MLTEREDAFRVLLLWLKDGSFIKESGLSPFAMELALGVCRRHLYLEYFVKSLTKKMPSREACVILEMGLFQMFFMDVPDYAAINASVELAKSANLGESTARLVNAVLRSARRQGEPTLPPQRVRRVSVENSVPEWLVRRWFDVYGGDRAEVLAKATLERPTEWIRVNLQKTSAPVLAEKLGITGASILYDRYIEVPRDVGMKLLLATPEFVNGLFSFQNPSAYEVVKLMDLKPGLKVWDACAAPGGKTALMAEMDSSLEILASDSSSSRLEKMQDLMTRLGLTNIKTEVIDLAPPQASATSSPPSPLSSLVSSLSSKFDRILLDVPCSNMGVIARRPESVYRMTPESINEIADLQFKILENASTALATGGRLVYATCSPDPTETTRVIARFVKAHPEFEKAGEPVLPGLKDSRFDGFFAQALEYKK; encoded by the coding sequence TTGCTAACAGAACGTGAAGATGCCTTTCGAGTCCTTTTGCTTTGGCTAAAAGACGGCTCGTTTATCAAGGAAAGCGGACTTTCTCCATTTGCGATGGAACTTGCCTTGGGCGTTTGCCGCAGGCATTTGTATCTCGAATATTTTGTAAAGTCGCTGACGAAAAAAATGCCGTCGCGCGAAGCGTGCGTGATTCTTGAAATGGGCCTCTTCCAGATGTTCTTTATGGATGTGCCGGATTATGCGGCCATCAACGCTAGTGTGGAACTGGCAAAGTCAGCTAATTTAGGCGAAAGCACTGCGCGACTTGTGAATGCCGTGCTTCGCTCTGCTCGTCGTCAAGGCGAGCCCACGCTGCCTCCGCAGCGCGTCCGTCGCGTAAGCGTTGAAAATTCTGTTCCCGAATGGCTTGTGCGTCGTTGGTTCGATGTTTACGGCGGCGACCGTGCCGAAGTGTTGGCGAAAGCGACGCTTGAACGCCCTACGGAATGGATCCGCGTGAATTTGCAAAAGACGAGTGCTCCGGTGTTGGCCGAAAAACTCGGCATTACGGGAGCCTCGATTCTGTACGATCGCTACATCGAAGTTCCGCGTGATGTTGGCATGAAGTTGTTGCTTGCAACGCCAGAATTTGTGAACGGTCTTTTCTCGTTCCAGAATCCGTCTGCATACGAAGTCGTAAAACTCATGGATTTGAAGCCCGGCTTGAAGGTTTGGGACGCTTGCGCCGCGCCCGGTGGCAAAACAGCGCTCATGGCTGAGATGGATAGTTCGCTTGAAATTCTTGCCAGCGATTCGTCGTCATCGCGTCTCGAAAAAATGCAGGACTTGATGACCCGCCTTGGCCTTACGAACATCAAAACTGAAGTCATCGACCTCGCTCCGCCTCAAGCCTCTGCGACTTCCTCGCCGCCTTCACCCCTCTCGTCTCTAGTCTCTAGTCTCTCGTCTAAGTTCGATCGCATTCTTCTTGATGTTCCCTGCAGTAACATGGGCGTTATCGCTCGCCGTCCGGAATCGGTTTACCGCATGACACCAGAATCCATCAACGAAATTGCGGATTTACAATTCAAGATTCTCGAAAATGCATCAACGGCACTTGCGACGGGCGGGCGCCTTGTGTATGCCACATGCAGCCCCGATCCTACAGAAACAACGCGTGTTATTGCTCGGTTCGTTAAAGCTCATCCCGAATTTGAAAAAGCGGGCGAGCCTGTTTTGCCGGGCCTTAAAGATTCTCGATTCGATGGCTTTTTTGCTCAAGCTTTGGAATACAAAAAATGA